One genomic window of Streptomyces sp. WP-1 includes the following:
- the tgmA gene encoding putative ATP-grasp-modified RiPP, which translates to MTTALDHEAFPLTPLGSTTPYSKEMPSGPDTRPWVLRGARIPDSTAAIPLPAHEYDRGRQVSISYDGGLLTCMANTHSPTVPDGSVSNPPPLDEGPKD; encoded by the coding sequence ATGACAACAGCGCTCGACCACGAAGCGTTTCCGCTCACCCCGCTTGGGAGCACGACCCCCTACAGCAAGGAGATGCCGTCCGGCCCGGATACCCGGCCGTGGGTGCTGCGGGGTGCCCGCATCCCCGACTCCACTGCGGCCATCCCCCTCCCGGCTCACGAGTACGACCGGGGACGGCAGGTCAGCATCTCCTACGACGGTGGCCTGCTGACCTGTATGGCCAACACGCACTCGCCGACGGTGCCGGACGGCTCGGTCTCGAACCCGCCTCCGCTGGACGAGGGGCCGAAGGACTGA
- the tgmB gene encoding ATP-grasp ribosomal peptide maturase gives MSAPVLIVAARDDWPTDRIVVELESRSVDVFRMDTADFPQQLGLAGRIDQEQAWTGELATEYRTVELSRVGAVYYRAPGAFRFPTGMSGPEARFAAAQARAGLGGVLSALDCRWVNHPTAMARAEYKPVQLAAARACGLRIPATLITNRPGDVQKFAIEAGGPVVCKPVSSPVLIEDGRLKSVYTKRLSPDDLLDLRGVSTTAHLFQAWVDKAYEVRLTVVGRQMFAAAIHADSDAGHEDWRSDYGSLTYTTSAVPGVVATGMLTLMDRLQLRYGAADFIVGPDGQWTFLEVNPCGQWDWIASATGLPIAEAIADELQGVS, from the coding sequence ATGTCCGCGCCCGTTCTGATCGTCGCAGCTCGCGATGACTGGCCTACGGACCGGATCGTGGTCGAGCTGGAGAGTCGCAGCGTAGACGTGTTCCGCATGGATACCGCGGACTTCCCGCAGCAACTCGGCCTGGCCGGCCGGATCGACCAGGAGCAGGCGTGGACGGGCGAACTCGCCACCGAGTACCGGACGGTGGAGCTGTCCCGGGTCGGCGCGGTGTACTACCGCGCCCCCGGGGCGTTCCGGTTCCCCACGGGGATGTCCGGCCCGGAGGCGCGGTTCGCCGCCGCCCAGGCCCGCGCCGGCCTCGGCGGTGTCCTGTCCGCACTGGACTGTCGATGGGTGAACCATCCCACGGCGATGGCGCGCGCCGAGTACAAGCCCGTGCAGCTTGCCGCCGCTCGCGCGTGTGGGCTTCGGATTCCAGCCACGCTGATCACCAACCGGCCAGGCGATGTGCAGAAGTTCGCCATCGAGGCTGGCGGACCAGTGGTGTGCAAACCGGTGTCCTCGCCCGTACTCATCGAGGACGGTCGCCTGAAGTCCGTCTACACCAAGCGGCTGAGCCCGGACGACCTGCTCGACCTGCGCGGGGTCAGCACAACCGCGCACCTGTTCCAGGCGTGGGTGGACAAGGCGTATGAGGTGCGCCTGACCGTCGTCGGCAGGCAGATGTTCGCCGCGGCCATCCACGCCGACAGCGACGCCGGGCACGAGGACTGGCGCAGCGACTACGGATCTCTCACCTACACGACCAGCGCAGTGCCAGGGGTGGTGGCGACTGGGATGCTTACCCTGATGGACCGGCTACAACTGCGTTACGGTGCAGCTGACTTCATCGTGGGACCCGATGGGCAGTGGACGTTCCTGGAGGTCAACCCGTGCGGGCAGTGGGACTGGATCGCCTCGGCGA